In Paramormyrops kingsleyae isolate MSU_618 chromosome 13, PKINGS_0.4, whole genome shotgun sequence, a single window of DNA contains:
- the edc4 gene encoding enhancer of mRNA-decapping protein 4 isoform X1, translated as MSASAASCRRGPHAFPPMASNAHIDVEDATQHLRDILKLDRTGSGAGTAPAGSQKTSFNGDLNGLFGSGILIPDEGVTCPPAKTMSAQDRQIIHLSGDDRSIGIAISSNDVEIVASHDSNIKSEARSSNKVKIQPMANYDWEHKYYYGNLIAVSNSYLAYVIRGHNSSAMIRVLSVNAAERALLKGFAGVVADLAFSHLDSDQLACVDEAGGLFVWQLSSRGGKIRDEIIVHVLRPSDTPLNPNRRLIWCPFIPEEGEVGPEEMFQTLALLHEDRAEVWDLDILTASQSSWPADSAALTDGFITVRGHRAPISEGALSPDGAILATASHDGYLKFWQIYIEGPNSPRCLLEWKPHDGRPLSCLLFCDNHKQQDPEVPFWRFLITGADQSSELKMWCTVSWTCLQTIRFSPDPFSSPIIPSLKVSLDLTATYLVLTDVQRKVLYVMELAQDLERGHAHFSAISEFLLAHPVLSFGVLDTSRRRAPDSEGLPLDEESESATNDGGQGALEAKTGVQIKLYCIHTKSLQDVQIWFQPHLGPGNSQFPSPANTQAGLGYVLEAGAEGLCSDTGARIPALPSPADFLSPAGDTKPKLMTPDAFMTPSASIPASPCGSGSNLTLMTAITNNPVRGVEEPSQSPSSLSLSSTVPLGVGLSPIPRPSMLLIPGLGDQLPTNTIQTAPNPPLEPLLASQASPTRERSPDVISSASAAAPQDAPAVASETLPREAAAHPAGAARTHGHRDAEQEGSGISMDTPASLPWPAAPDITRETCGSLRDGGLLDRSTEEMKDKQKSSPYRRRPYSLARNDSQGGSTEQSDHDDEVASPTSFSGNCGSQSTCRLPGKDWKMSPRGPDKLRRQALKEAGDSSQSRRKESQVSMDLLQEVLRSQQREIAELRQGQLELQQLLMGSADGLQSSILRHIEIVTVTRQEQDQLRMELVLAAEQQEARLVQDHLSEQLVQALGSTLSGRLERLLREEMRRTLPHTISSSLEPLSAQLSTAVSSKLTSVEGTLKENVLRVTKSKWLSPRDVLVLQNTTEAIGRAAAEVLQGPIQASYRDTFDSVVLPLFEKGCQSMFLQINDSFRQGTQEYIQQLESQARSRRQRERERDARDPLLVHLQHVIGAFHGCSSRLGSATLAGVRAEIQHQLHTLVGNLQDSILVQVQRAVKGEVSQAVKEQQAVVTCSIMQAMRSAAGSPAPPAPPAQVDYQAQQASVLLLLQQGFINQAFQQALSAADLDLVLYVCETVDSQLVFGRPPCPLIQPVLLSLIQQLSTNLATRSELKISYLEEALLNLDHSDPVTRDHMSSVLTQVRQKLFQFLQLELHSPLGTRARRLLLMLQGLLLH; from the exons GAACAGCTCCAGCTGGAAGCCAGAAGACGTCTTTTAACGGCGACCTCAATGGCCTGTTTGGATCAGGCATCCTAATCCCCGACGAAGGAGTCACCTGCCCGCCCGCCAAGACCATGAGCGCCCAGGACAGACAGATCAT ACATCTCTCTGGTGATGACCGCTCCATCGGCATCGCCATCTCATCCAACGATGTGGAGATAGTTGCCAGCCATGACTCCAACATCAAGAGCGAAGCCCGGAGCAGCAACAAG GTTAAAATCCAGCCTATGGCAAACTATGACTGGGAACATAAGTACTATTACGGCAATCTGATAGCGGTGTCCAACTCGTACTTGGCATATGTCATCAGAG GTCACAACAGCTCGGCCATGATCCGCGTGCTGAGTGTGAACGCGGCGGAGCGAGCGCTGCTGAAGGGCTTCGCGGGCGTGGTCGCCGACCTGGCCTTCTCCCACCTCGACTCCGACCAGCTGGCCTGTGTGGACGAAGCCGGCGGCCTTTTCGTCTGGCAGCTGAGCAGCCGCGGCGGCAAGATACG agatgaGATCATCGTGCACGTGCTGAGGCCCAGCGACACCCCCCTGAATCCGAACCGGAGGCTCATCTGGTGCCCTTTCATCCCCGAGGAGGGTGAGGTTGGCCCTGAGGAGATGTTCCAGACCCTGGCTCTGCTCCATGAGGACCGG GCCGAGGTGTGGGATCTCGACATCCTCACGGCGAGCCAGAGCTCGTGGCCAGCGGACAGTGCCGCCCTGACAGACGGCTTCATCACGGTGCGGGGTCACCGCGCG CCAATCAGCGAGGGCGCTTTGTCCCCTGATGGGGCCATCCTCGCCACAGCCAGCCATGACGGATACCTCAAGTTCTGGCAGATTTATATCGAGGGACCCAACTCTCCGAG gtgCTTGCTAGAATGGAAGCCCCACGACGGCAGGCcgctgtcctgcctgctcttcTGTGACAACCACAAACAGCAGGACCCAGA ggtcCCATTCTGGCGTTTCCTCATCACTGGAGCCGATCAGAGCAGCGAGCTGAAGATGTGGTGCACGGTGTCCTGGACCTGTCTGCAGACCATCag GTTCTCTCCAGACCCCTTCAGCTCCCCCATCATTCCCAGTCTGAAGGTCAGTCTAGACCTGACGGCCACGTACCTGGTTCTCACCGACGTGCAGAGGAAG gtgcTGTACGTGATGGAGCTGGCCCAGGACCTGGAGCGAGGCCACGCCCACTTCAGCGCCATCTCCGAGTTCCTGCTCGCCCACCCTGTGCTCAGCTTCGGCGTCCTGGACACGAGCCGCCGCCGCGCGCCCGATTCCGAGGGCCTGCCCCTCGACGAGGAGAGCGAGAGCGCCACCAATG ACGGGGGCCAAGGGGCACTGGAGGCCAAAACGGGAGTGCAGATCAAACTGTACTGCATCCACACGAA GTCCCTGCAGGATGTACAGATCTGGTTCCAGCCACATCTTGGACCTGGAAACTCTCAGTTCCCGTCTCCTGCCAACACGCAGGCTGGCCTCG GTTACGTATTGGAGGCAGGCGCAGAAGGCCTGTGCTCTGACACGGGGGCCAGGATCCCCGCCCTGCCGTCACCTGCCGACTTCTTGTCCCCGGCTGGTGATACCAAGCCCAAGCTGATGACCCCCGATGCCTTCATGACCCCCAGCGCTTCA ATCCCAGCCTCCCCTTGTGGCAGCGGCAGTAATCTGACCTTGATGACAGCCATCACCAACAACCCCGTCAG GGGTGTAGAGGAGCCATCACAGAGCCCCAGCAGTTTGAGCCTGAGCAGTACAGTCCCTCTTGGAGTGgggctttcccccatcccccGCCCCAGCATGCTCCTCATCCCTGGGCTGGGCGACCAGCTTCCCACCAACACTATCCAG ACGGCCCCCAATCCCCCACTGGAGCCACTGCTGGCCTCGCAGGCGTCTCCAACGCGGGAGCGCTCCCCTGACGTCATATCTTCGGCCTCTGCTGCCGCGCCGCAGGATGCGCCCGCGGTTGCCTCGGAGACGCTGCCACGCGAGGCCGCCGCCCACCCTGCCGGCGCAGCACGCACGCACGGCCACCGCGATGCAGAACAAGAGGGCAGCGGGATCAGCATGGACACCCCTGCCAGCCTTCCCTGGCCCGCAGCCCCCGACATTACCCGAGAGACCTGCGGCAGCTTGCGAGATGGGGGCCTGCTGGACCG CTCCACTGAGGAGATGAAAGACAAGCAGAAGTCATCACCATACCGCAGACGACCCTACAGCTTAGCGCGGAATGACAGCCAGGGCGGCAGCACTGAGCAGAG TGACCATGACGACGAGGTGGCAAGCCCGACATCCTTCTCTGGAAACTGTGGCTCCCAGTCGACATGCAGACTCCCAGGAAAGGACTGGAAGATGTCACCCAGGGGCCCGGATAAGCTGAGGAGGCAGGCCCTGAAGGAGGCAGG AGATTCCTCGCAGTCCAGGCGAAAGGAATCTCAG GTGAGCATGGACTTGTTGCAGGAAGTGCTGCGCAGCCAGCAGAGGGAGATCGCAGAGCTGCGGCAGGGCCAGCTGGAGCTGCAGCAGCTGTTGATGGGCTCTGCAGACGGGCTGCAGAGTTCCATCCTCCGGCACATAGAGATAGTAACGGTGACCCGGCAGGAGCAGGACC AGCTGAGGATGGAGCTCGTCCTGGCAGCAGAGCAGCAGGAAGCCCGGCTGGTGCAGGACCACCTGTCCGAGCAGCTGGTTCAGGCCCTCGGCAGCACGCTGTCCGGCCGGCTGGAGCGGCTGCTCCGCGAGGAGATGAGGAGGACCCTCCCCCACA CCATCTCCAGTAGCCTGGAGCCCCTCTCTGCTCAGCTGAGCACTGCTGTGAGCTCCAAGCTGACTTCCGTGGAGGGGACTCTCAAGGAGAATGTGCTCAGGGTTACCAAGTCAAAG TGGCTCTCACCCCGAGATGTTCTGGTCCTTCAGAACACGACGGAGGCCATCGGCAGGGCCGCGGCCGAGGTCCTCCAGGGCCCCATCCAGGCGTCCTACAGGGACACCTTCGACAGCGTGGTGCTGCCCCTCTTTGAGAAGGGCTGCCAATCCATGTTCCTGCAGATCAACGACAGCTTCAGGCAGGGCACGCAGGAGT ACATCCAGCAGCTGGAGAGTCAGGCGAGGAGCCGGAGGCAGCGGGAGCGGGAGCGGGACGCGAGGGACCCCCTGCTGGTGCACCTGCAGCACGTCATCGGCGCCTTTCACGGCTGCAGCAGCCGGCTGGGCTCCGCCACGCTAGCCGGCGTGCGTGCCGAGATCCAGCACCAGCTGCACACGCTGGTGGGAAA CCTGCAGGACTCCATCCTGGTGCAGGTGCAGCGGGCCGTGAAGGGTGAGGTCAGTCAGGCCGTGAAGGAGCAGCAGGCGGTCGTCACCTGCAGCATCATGCAGGCCATGCGTTCGGCCGCCGGCTCCCCCGCACCCCCCGCGCCCCCCGCCCAAGTCGACTACCAGGCCCAGCAGGCCAgcgtgctgctgctgctgcagcaggGCTTCATCAACCAGGCCTTCCAGCAG GCCCTGTCAGCGGCCGACCTGGACCTGGTCCTCTATGTGTGCGAGACGGTCGACTCCCAGCTTGTGTTTGGACGCCCCCCCTGTCCGCTCATCCAGCCCGTGCTGCT
- the edc4 gene encoding enhancer of mRNA-decapping protein 4 isoform X2, which yields MSASAASCRRGPHAFPPMASNAHIDVEDATQHLRDILKLDRTGSGAGTAPAGSQKTSFNGDLNGLFGSGILIPDEGVTCPPAKTMSAQDRQIIHLSGDDRSIGIAISSNDVEIVASHDSNIKSEARSSNKVKIQPMANYDWEHKYYYGNLIAVSNSYLAYVIRGHNSSAMIRVLSVNAAERALLKGFAGVVADLAFSHLDSDQLACVDEAGGLFVWQLSSRGGKIRDEIIVHVLRPSDTPLNPNRRLIWCPFIPEEGEVGPEEMFQTLALLHEDRAEVWDLDILTASQSSWPADSAALTDGFITVRGHRAPISEGALSPDGAILATASHDGYLKFWQIYIEGPNSPRCLLEWKPHDGRPLSCLLFCDNHKQQDPEVPFWRFLITGADQSSELKMWCTVSWTCLQTIRFSPDPFSSPIIPSLKVSLDLTATYLVLTDVQRKVLYVMELAQDLERGHAHFSAISEFLLAHPVLSFGVLDTSRRRAPDSEGLPLDEESESATNDGGQGALEAKTGVQIKLYCIHTKSLQDVQIWFQPHLGPGNSQFPSPANTQAGLGYVLEAGAEGLCSDTGARIPALPSPADFLSPAGDTKPKLMTPDAFMTPSASIPASPCGSGSNLTLMTAITNNPVRGVEEPSQSPSSLSLSSTVPLGVGLSPIPRPSMLLIPGLGDQLPTNTIQTAPNPPLEPLLASQASPTRERSPDVISSASAAAPQDAPAVASETLPREAAAHPAGAARTHGHRDAEQEGSGISMDTPASLPWPAAPDITRETCGSLRDGGLLDRSTEEMKDKQKSSPYRRRPYSLARNDSQGGSTEQSDHDDEVASPTSFSGNCGSQSTCRLPGKDWKMSPRGPDKLRRQALKEAGDSSQSRRKESQVSMDLLQEVLRSQQREIAELRQGQLELQQLLMGSADGLQSSILRHIEIVTVTRQEQDQLRMELVLAAEQQEARLVQDHLSEQLVQALGSTLSGRLERLLREEMRRTLPHTISSSLEPLSAQLSTAVSSKLTSVEGTLKENVLRVTKSKNTTEAIGRAAAEVLQGPIQASYRDTFDSVVLPLFEKGCQSMFLQINDSFRQGTQEYIQQLESQARSRRQRERERDARDPLLVHLQHVIGAFHGCSSRLGSATLAGVRAEIQHQLHTLVGNLQDSILVQVQRAVKGEVSQAVKEQQAVVTCSIMQAMRSAAGSPAPPAPPAQVDYQAQQASVLLLLQQGFINQAFQQALSAADLDLVLYVCETVDSQLVFGRPPCPLIQPVLLSLIQQLSTNLATRSELKISYLEEALLNLDHSDPVTRDHMSSVLTQVRQKLFQFLQLELHSPLGTRARRLLLMLQGLLLH from the exons GAACAGCTCCAGCTGGAAGCCAGAAGACGTCTTTTAACGGCGACCTCAATGGCCTGTTTGGATCAGGCATCCTAATCCCCGACGAAGGAGTCACCTGCCCGCCCGCCAAGACCATGAGCGCCCAGGACAGACAGATCAT ACATCTCTCTGGTGATGACCGCTCCATCGGCATCGCCATCTCATCCAACGATGTGGAGATAGTTGCCAGCCATGACTCCAACATCAAGAGCGAAGCCCGGAGCAGCAACAAG GTTAAAATCCAGCCTATGGCAAACTATGACTGGGAACATAAGTACTATTACGGCAATCTGATAGCGGTGTCCAACTCGTACTTGGCATATGTCATCAGAG GTCACAACAGCTCGGCCATGATCCGCGTGCTGAGTGTGAACGCGGCGGAGCGAGCGCTGCTGAAGGGCTTCGCGGGCGTGGTCGCCGACCTGGCCTTCTCCCACCTCGACTCCGACCAGCTGGCCTGTGTGGACGAAGCCGGCGGCCTTTTCGTCTGGCAGCTGAGCAGCCGCGGCGGCAAGATACG agatgaGATCATCGTGCACGTGCTGAGGCCCAGCGACACCCCCCTGAATCCGAACCGGAGGCTCATCTGGTGCCCTTTCATCCCCGAGGAGGGTGAGGTTGGCCCTGAGGAGATGTTCCAGACCCTGGCTCTGCTCCATGAGGACCGG GCCGAGGTGTGGGATCTCGACATCCTCACGGCGAGCCAGAGCTCGTGGCCAGCGGACAGTGCCGCCCTGACAGACGGCTTCATCACGGTGCGGGGTCACCGCGCG CCAATCAGCGAGGGCGCTTTGTCCCCTGATGGGGCCATCCTCGCCACAGCCAGCCATGACGGATACCTCAAGTTCTGGCAGATTTATATCGAGGGACCCAACTCTCCGAG gtgCTTGCTAGAATGGAAGCCCCACGACGGCAGGCcgctgtcctgcctgctcttcTGTGACAACCACAAACAGCAGGACCCAGA ggtcCCATTCTGGCGTTTCCTCATCACTGGAGCCGATCAGAGCAGCGAGCTGAAGATGTGGTGCACGGTGTCCTGGACCTGTCTGCAGACCATCag GTTCTCTCCAGACCCCTTCAGCTCCCCCATCATTCCCAGTCTGAAGGTCAGTCTAGACCTGACGGCCACGTACCTGGTTCTCACCGACGTGCAGAGGAAG gtgcTGTACGTGATGGAGCTGGCCCAGGACCTGGAGCGAGGCCACGCCCACTTCAGCGCCATCTCCGAGTTCCTGCTCGCCCACCCTGTGCTCAGCTTCGGCGTCCTGGACACGAGCCGCCGCCGCGCGCCCGATTCCGAGGGCCTGCCCCTCGACGAGGAGAGCGAGAGCGCCACCAATG ACGGGGGCCAAGGGGCACTGGAGGCCAAAACGGGAGTGCAGATCAAACTGTACTGCATCCACACGAA GTCCCTGCAGGATGTACAGATCTGGTTCCAGCCACATCTTGGACCTGGAAACTCTCAGTTCCCGTCTCCTGCCAACACGCAGGCTGGCCTCG GTTACGTATTGGAGGCAGGCGCAGAAGGCCTGTGCTCTGACACGGGGGCCAGGATCCCCGCCCTGCCGTCACCTGCCGACTTCTTGTCCCCGGCTGGTGATACCAAGCCCAAGCTGATGACCCCCGATGCCTTCATGACCCCCAGCGCTTCA ATCCCAGCCTCCCCTTGTGGCAGCGGCAGTAATCTGACCTTGATGACAGCCATCACCAACAACCCCGTCAG GGGTGTAGAGGAGCCATCACAGAGCCCCAGCAGTTTGAGCCTGAGCAGTACAGTCCCTCTTGGAGTGgggctttcccccatcccccGCCCCAGCATGCTCCTCATCCCTGGGCTGGGCGACCAGCTTCCCACCAACACTATCCAG ACGGCCCCCAATCCCCCACTGGAGCCACTGCTGGCCTCGCAGGCGTCTCCAACGCGGGAGCGCTCCCCTGACGTCATATCTTCGGCCTCTGCTGCCGCGCCGCAGGATGCGCCCGCGGTTGCCTCGGAGACGCTGCCACGCGAGGCCGCCGCCCACCCTGCCGGCGCAGCACGCACGCACGGCCACCGCGATGCAGAACAAGAGGGCAGCGGGATCAGCATGGACACCCCTGCCAGCCTTCCCTGGCCCGCAGCCCCCGACATTACCCGAGAGACCTGCGGCAGCTTGCGAGATGGGGGCCTGCTGGACCG CTCCACTGAGGAGATGAAAGACAAGCAGAAGTCATCACCATACCGCAGACGACCCTACAGCTTAGCGCGGAATGACAGCCAGGGCGGCAGCACTGAGCAGAG TGACCATGACGACGAGGTGGCAAGCCCGACATCCTTCTCTGGAAACTGTGGCTCCCAGTCGACATGCAGACTCCCAGGAAAGGACTGGAAGATGTCACCCAGGGGCCCGGATAAGCTGAGGAGGCAGGCCCTGAAGGAGGCAGG AGATTCCTCGCAGTCCAGGCGAAAGGAATCTCAG GTGAGCATGGACTTGTTGCAGGAAGTGCTGCGCAGCCAGCAGAGGGAGATCGCAGAGCTGCGGCAGGGCCAGCTGGAGCTGCAGCAGCTGTTGATGGGCTCTGCAGACGGGCTGCAGAGTTCCATCCTCCGGCACATAGAGATAGTAACGGTGACCCGGCAGGAGCAGGACC AGCTGAGGATGGAGCTCGTCCTGGCAGCAGAGCAGCAGGAAGCCCGGCTGGTGCAGGACCACCTGTCCGAGCAGCTGGTTCAGGCCCTCGGCAGCACGCTGTCCGGCCGGCTGGAGCGGCTGCTCCGCGAGGAGATGAGGAGGACCCTCCCCCACA CCATCTCCAGTAGCCTGGAGCCCCTCTCTGCTCAGCTGAGCACTGCTGTGAGCTCCAAGCTGACTTCCGTGGAGGGGACTCTCAAGGAGAATGTGCTCAGGGTTACCAAGTCAAAG AACACGACGGAGGCCATCGGCAGGGCCGCGGCCGAGGTCCTCCAGGGCCCCATCCAGGCGTCCTACAGGGACACCTTCGACAGCGTGGTGCTGCCCCTCTTTGAGAAGGGCTGCCAATCCATGTTCCTGCAGATCAACGACAGCTTCAGGCAGGGCACGCAGGAGT ACATCCAGCAGCTGGAGAGTCAGGCGAGGAGCCGGAGGCAGCGGGAGCGGGAGCGGGACGCGAGGGACCCCCTGCTGGTGCACCTGCAGCACGTCATCGGCGCCTTTCACGGCTGCAGCAGCCGGCTGGGCTCCGCCACGCTAGCCGGCGTGCGTGCCGAGATCCAGCACCAGCTGCACACGCTGGTGGGAAA CCTGCAGGACTCCATCCTGGTGCAGGTGCAGCGGGCCGTGAAGGGTGAGGTCAGTCAGGCCGTGAAGGAGCAGCAGGCGGTCGTCACCTGCAGCATCATGCAGGCCATGCGTTCGGCCGCCGGCTCCCCCGCACCCCCCGCGCCCCCCGCCCAAGTCGACTACCAGGCCCAGCAGGCCAgcgtgctgctgctgctgcagcaggGCTTCATCAACCAGGCCTTCCAGCAG GCCCTGTCAGCGGCCGACCTGGACCTGGTCCTCTATGTGTGCGAGACGGTCGACTCCCAGCTTGTGTTTGGACGCCCCCCCTGTCCGCTCATCCAGCCCGTGCTGCT
- the edc4 gene encoding enhancer of mRNA-decapping protein 4 isoform X3, giving the protein MSAQDRQIIHLSGDDRSIGIAISSNDVEIVASHDSNIKSEARSSNKVKIQPMANYDWEHKYYYGNLIAVSNSYLAYVIRGHNSSAMIRVLSVNAAERALLKGFAGVVADLAFSHLDSDQLACVDEAGGLFVWQLSSRGGKIRDEIIVHVLRPSDTPLNPNRRLIWCPFIPEEGEVGPEEMFQTLALLHEDRAEVWDLDILTASQSSWPADSAALTDGFITVRGHRAPISEGALSPDGAILATASHDGYLKFWQIYIEGPNSPRCLLEWKPHDGRPLSCLLFCDNHKQQDPEVPFWRFLITGADQSSELKMWCTVSWTCLQTIRFSPDPFSSPIIPSLKVSLDLTATYLVLTDVQRKVLYVMELAQDLERGHAHFSAISEFLLAHPVLSFGVLDTSRRRAPDSEGLPLDEESESATNDGGQGALEAKTGVQIKLYCIHTKSLQDVQIWFQPHLGPGNSQFPSPANTQAGLGYVLEAGAEGLCSDTGARIPALPSPADFLSPAGDTKPKLMTPDAFMTPSASIPASPCGSGSNLTLMTAITNNPVRGVEEPSQSPSSLSLSSTVPLGVGLSPIPRPSMLLIPGLGDQLPTNTIQTAPNPPLEPLLASQASPTRERSPDVISSASAAAPQDAPAVASETLPREAAAHPAGAARTHGHRDAEQEGSGISMDTPASLPWPAAPDITRETCGSLRDGGLLDRSTEEMKDKQKSSPYRRRPYSLARNDSQGGSTEQSDHDDEVASPTSFSGNCGSQSTCRLPGKDWKMSPRGPDKLRRQALKEAGDSSQSRRKESQVSMDLLQEVLRSQQREIAELRQGQLELQQLLMGSADGLQSSILRHIEIVTVTRQEQDQLRMELVLAAEQQEARLVQDHLSEQLVQALGSTLSGRLERLLREEMRRTLPHTISSSLEPLSAQLSTAVSSKLTSVEGTLKENVLRVTKSKWLSPRDVLVLQNTTEAIGRAAAEVLQGPIQASYRDTFDSVVLPLFEKGCQSMFLQINDSFRQGTQEYIQQLESQARSRRQRERERDARDPLLVHLQHVIGAFHGCSSRLGSATLAGVRAEIQHQLHTLVGNLQDSILVQVQRAVKGEVSQAVKEQQAVVTCSIMQAMRSAAGSPAPPAPPAQVDYQAQQASVLLLLQQGFINQAFQQALSAADLDLVLYVCETVDSQLVFGRPPCPLIQPVLLSLIQQLSTNLATRSELKISYLEEALLNLDHSDPVTRDHMSSVLTQVRQKLFQFLQLELHSPLGTRARRLLLMLQGLLLH; this is encoded by the exons ATGAGCGCCCAGGACAGACAGATCAT ACATCTCTCTGGTGATGACCGCTCCATCGGCATCGCCATCTCATCCAACGATGTGGAGATAGTTGCCAGCCATGACTCCAACATCAAGAGCGAAGCCCGGAGCAGCAACAAG GTTAAAATCCAGCCTATGGCAAACTATGACTGGGAACATAAGTACTATTACGGCAATCTGATAGCGGTGTCCAACTCGTACTTGGCATATGTCATCAGAG GTCACAACAGCTCGGCCATGATCCGCGTGCTGAGTGTGAACGCGGCGGAGCGAGCGCTGCTGAAGGGCTTCGCGGGCGTGGTCGCCGACCTGGCCTTCTCCCACCTCGACTCCGACCAGCTGGCCTGTGTGGACGAAGCCGGCGGCCTTTTCGTCTGGCAGCTGAGCAGCCGCGGCGGCAAGATACG agatgaGATCATCGTGCACGTGCTGAGGCCCAGCGACACCCCCCTGAATCCGAACCGGAGGCTCATCTGGTGCCCTTTCATCCCCGAGGAGGGTGAGGTTGGCCCTGAGGAGATGTTCCAGACCCTGGCTCTGCTCCATGAGGACCGG GCCGAGGTGTGGGATCTCGACATCCTCACGGCGAGCCAGAGCTCGTGGCCAGCGGACAGTGCCGCCCTGACAGACGGCTTCATCACGGTGCGGGGTCACCGCGCG CCAATCAGCGAGGGCGCTTTGTCCCCTGATGGGGCCATCCTCGCCACAGCCAGCCATGACGGATACCTCAAGTTCTGGCAGATTTATATCGAGGGACCCAACTCTCCGAG gtgCTTGCTAGAATGGAAGCCCCACGACGGCAGGCcgctgtcctgcctgctcttcTGTGACAACCACAAACAGCAGGACCCAGA ggtcCCATTCTGGCGTTTCCTCATCACTGGAGCCGATCAGAGCAGCGAGCTGAAGATGTGGTGCACGGTGTCCTGGACCTGTCTGCAGACCATCag GTTCTCTCCAGACCCCTTCAGCTCCCCCATCATTCCCAGTCTGAAGGTCAGTCTAGACCTGACGGCCACGTACCTGGTTCTCACCGACGTGCAGAGGAAG gtgcTGTACGTGATGGAGCTGGCCCAGGACCTGGAGCGAGGCCACGCCCACTTCAGCGCCATCTCCGAGTTCCTGCTCGCCCACCCTGTGCTCAGCTTCGGCGTCCTGGACACGAGCCGCCGCCGCGCGCCCGATTCCGAGGGCCTGCCCCTCGACGAGGAGAGCGAGAGCGCCACCAATG ACGGGGGCCAAGGGGCACTGGAGGCCAAAACGGGAGTGCAGATCAAACTGTACTGCATCCACACGAA GTCCCTGCAGGATGTACAGATCTGGTTCCAGCCACATCTTGGACCTGGAAACTCTCAGTTCCCGTCTCCTGCCAACACGCAGGCTGGCCTCG GTTACGTATTGGAGGCAGGCGCAGAAGGCCTGTGCTCTGACACGGGGGCCAGGATCCCCGCCCTGCCGTCACCTGCCGACTTCTTGTCCCCGGCTGGTGATACCAAGCCCAAGCTGATGACCCCCGATGCCTTCATGACCCCCAGCGCTTCA ATCCCAGCCTCCCCTTGTGGCAGCGGCAGTAATCTGACCTTGATGACAGCCATCACCAACAACCCCGTCAG GGGTGTAGAGGAGCCATCACAGAGCCCCAGCAGTTTGAGCCTGAGCAGTACAGTCCCTCTTGGAGTGgggctttcccccatcccccGCCCCAGCATGCTCCTCATCCCTGGGCTGGGCGACCAGCTTCCCACCAACACTATCCAG ACGGCCCCCAATCCCCCACTGGAGCCACTGCTGGCCTCGCAGGCGTCTCCAACGCGGGAGCGCTCCCCTGACGTCATATCTTCGGCCTCTGCTGCCGCGCCGCAGGATGCGCCCGCGGTTGCCTCGGAGACGCTGCCACGCGAGGCCGCCGCCCACCCTGCCGGCGCAGCACGCACGCACGGCCACCGCGATGCAGAACAAGAGGGCAGCGGGATCAGCATGGACACCCCTGCCAGCCTTCCCTGGCCCGCAGCCCCCGACATTACCCGAGAGACCTGCGGCAGCTTGCGAGATGGGGGCCTGCTGGACCG CTCCACTGAGGAGATGAAAGACAAGCAGAAGTCATCACCATACCGCAGACGACCCTACAGCTTAGCGCGGAATGACAGCCAGGGCGGCAGCACTGAGCAGAG TGACCATGACGACGAGGTGGCAAGCCCGACATCCTTCTCTGGAAACTGTGGCTCCCAGTCGACATGCAGACTCCCAGGAAAGGACTGGAAGATGTCACCCAGGGGCCCGGATAAGCTGAGGAGGCAGGCCCTGAAGGAGGCAGG AGATTCCTCGCAGTCCAGGCGAAAGGAATCTCAG GTGAGCATGGACTTGTTGCAGGAAGTGCTGCGCAGCCAGCAGAGGGAGATCGCAGAGCTGCGGCAGGGCCAGCTGGAGCTGCAGCAGCTGTTGATGGGCTCTGCAGACGGGCTGCAGAGTTCCATCCTCCGGCACATAGAGATAGTAACGGTGACCCGGCAGGAGCAGGACC AGCTGAGGATGGAGCTCGTCCTGGCAGCAGAGCAGCAGGAAGCCCGGCTGGTGCAGGACCACCTGTCCGAGCAGCTGGTTCAGGCCCTCGGCAGCACGCTGTCCGGCCGGCTGGAGCGGCTGCTCCGCGAGGAGATGAGGAGGACCCTCCCCCACA CCATCTCCAGTAGCCTGGAGCCCCTCTCTGCTCAGCTGAGCACTGCTGTGAGCTCCAAGCTGACTTCCGTGGAGGGGACTCTCAAGGAGAATGTGCTCAGGGTTACCAAGTCAAAG TGGCTCTCACCCCGAGATGTTCTGGTCCTTCAGAACACGACGGAGGCCATCGGCAGGGCCGCGGCCGAGGTCCTCCAGGGCCCCATCCAGGCGTCCTACAGGGACACCTTCGACAGCGTGGTGCTGCCCCTCTTTGAGAAGGGCTGCCAATCCATGTTCCTGCAGATCAACGACAGCTTCAGGCAGGGCACGCAGGAGT ACATCCAGCAGCTGGAGAGTCAGGCGAGGAGCCGGAGGCAGCGGGAGCGGGAGCGGGACGCGAGGGACCCCCTGCTGGTGCACCTGCAGCACGTCATCGGCGCCTTTCACGGCTGCAGCAGCCGGCTGGGCTCCGCCACGCTAGCCGGCGTGCGTGCCGAGATCCAGCACCAGCTGCACACGCTGGTGGGAAA CCTGCAGGACTCCATCCTGGTGCAGGTGCAGCGGGCCGTGAAGGGTGAGGTCAGTCAGGCCGTGAAGGAGCAGCAGGCGGTCGTCACCTGCAGCATCATGCAGGCCATGCGTTCGGCCGCCGGCTCCCCCGCACCCCCCGCGCCCCCCGCCCAAGTCGACTACCAGGCCCAGCAGGCCAgcgtgctgctgctgctgcagcaggGCTTCATCAACCAGGCCTTCCAGCAG GCCCTGTCAGCGGCCGACCTGGACCTGGTCCTCTATGTGTGCGAGACGGTCGACTCCCAGCTTGTGTTTGGACGCCCCCCCTGTCCGCTCATCCAGCCCGTGCTGCT